Genomic segment of Hippocampus zosterae strain Florida chromosome 12, ASM2543408v3, whole genome shotgun sequence:
aaacaaCGCCACAAATAAATCTGACTTACATTCCAGTAATCCTTCCCAGCGTAGTGATCGTGGAGAAGTGTCTCTGCTCGATCGAGCATTACTGAGCTGCagatgagggagggggggaaaaaaaaacttgttggaTGGCTTTCGACTGGCACCTGTGCTGTCATCTATCCAAACAACGCAGTCAGAGTCGAAATTATTGATTGCCTAGTGCTACAGTGGACTACGGGTGTTTTTAGAGATTAactttatgatttaaaaataataataagaataataagtcTGAAGAATTAAactaaaatgaaatgcattacTAAGTCCGCTGTtacatttttccaaaataaagtgcaacaGCAATCTGAATTGATTCCTCACAAGctaaattttgttgttgttgcttttagtTAATTAGTCATGTGTTGTCATAACCACTTGCCATGCACAGTCAAATTCCCACCAAAATTCCTCATTTACTCTGCAAGTGTCCAGAACGTTGTGACAGATGGcaggataaaaataaatgtctcaaAGCATGAGTTCCACAAATCTTTCTCAGAGTACTCACGTCACGGTAATGTTTTTCTGAAGAACCGGGACCATGATGGAGGCATGACCTTGCGCTGACAGACAAGTGATGTTTCGTGCTCTCGTCTCTTCGAATCCCCAAAACCAACCCCTTGAAAGCCGGCAAAAACAAGAGCGAAGAAGCAATTGATGAactaagagggaaaaaaatggctttttaaGTTGCATTATAATTTTGTGAGAGCTGTGTGGTACCTGTAGTAGCCCTGTTTATCTTTGGTATACATCGATTTCTCAATGCATGGCCGCTCGTCAACCTTTTCCTCCCATTTCCCATCAGTCCATCCTTCTGCGTAATTTTGCAGGACCACAACCTGATCAATGAATGGACCTCCATTTTCTAGAGGCAAAAGATAAACAAAGTGCATTCTTGACAGATGTAAAGGGGGTAGCACAGGATCCAACAAGTTGCATGATCAtaaaaattacaacaaaaaaataacccacCACACGCAACATATTATAGGTTCGATTGAGTAAAATAGCTCACCGGCAATGAATTCCTCATACTCGATCACAGGAACGTTGGCCTGTAGGCTGGTGAGGCTGAAGAACTCTCCCCAAGGGATGCGTACCTGATGGAGGTCGGGGCTCTGCCAGTGATACAAGCGACCCCAGGGGGGAAGCACGAGGACCCAGTCATCACCATTCTTCCTCAGTGATTTTACCAGGGATGCTATGCGGATATAAACGTCTCGCCGCAGGTTGAAACCCTCTGGAGGGTTCACGTCGTAGAGAAGGTATCTTGGATGCAGCAAAACAAGAAGTGAGTGGGTGTCTTTTCATTCACGGAACCTGAACATTTAGGCAAGATTAAACACACATACAAGTTACAGTATGTAGCAAGGATATTCTGTTAGCTTCCAAATGTACTGTGTTGAGGCATGCTAGATCTTTATATCGAATATCGACCTCACTGAATTCCAATGGCAGTTTACATTTAATAGTCATGTATTAGTGTAATAATGCCGTTTTTGTTCGAACAGCAAAGATAGTCGGGCAGCACAGTTTATCTCAGTATAGTGTAGCATGTCATAATTTTGTGTTAAAACGTTTCTAGGGAGGCTAAGGAGTACCAGCTTTAAACACATGACTGAGGCACAGTCACTCGAATAGAAATATGGCATTAAATTATTTTCCAGCATTCACAACTATGGCACCGAAATTCAGGAACAGGCAGCATTGTTTCggaaattttatttaaaaagctcTGCTATTTATGCCATGCGACTCCGAtgttaaataaatcaataaacattCAACTTTTCCGACGGTGTGTCGTGATGGCAGAATGATTTCAGAATGACAACAAGTGGAGTTATTTCACAGTTTAGATCCGGCTGTGTAACGTCAAACGTTTAACGTCAATCCGTGGTTGCCCCACGCGAACCTTGATAAACTGTAGAAATGAATCATTGCAAACAATTTCACGGTCAGCAAGAGCAGCTAGCATAACTCAGTGTGTCACTATGCTCACCGTAGGTCCCTAGCGGCGGCGATGGGTACAGTAACTGTGTTGCGCGCACTAAACACATCCTGGCTGTTTGTAAAGTCTGCGAAAGcaatcaaaatagaaaaatacaaaacgcTAAGACAGCACGTTGGATCTATAGCTGCAAATGACGAACGCGTTTCTCTGAACGCCATTTTTCCTCAAAGCCACGCACTTCCGGAAGTCAAAAAGCGTCTGGAGTTACCTGGGCAACCATACACATCTCGCACGCGTTGGGCCGACGCGGATGTTGGGCACGCCTAAACCATCGCGATAAATCAGAATCCCGCGAGAGAAtctcgtttttgttttgttttttgtttttttttgggtggcgggGAGGCTCTAAATCGAATCCAGACCAAAgcgtaaataaaaatgttacttACCTGCGTAAATTGTTAAATGTTGACACCTAATTTTCTTGAGTGCGGTGGCTTCTTGAAACCAAATTAGAGACACTAGATAGAGCCAGAGagggatgatttttttgggtccaaaaatatttatttttttaaatgtcaagttGAAGAAATTTTTACTCCAAACTGCTTTCAAAAGATAAACAATTAAACGTTTAACCTGCATATCaaatttttggtttggtttgattGATGCACAGCTttttgttggcattttgtgCTGCACTAACAAGCTATGACCTCAAAgggaacttttttgtttttcttgaactGATCTTCAGACTTTCCCAGCGGGTTGTGTCACATGCATGCCTGACTTGGCTGTTTTGGTCGAGGCTTGTGTCATTTCCTCCTAAAGCATCTCCACCTCAAAGAAAATTCAATTGTGAAACATATGACAAATTTGCACGTGGCTGGTTaatttgtctgctttttccccCTAATGTACACACAGCACAGCAGGAAAAAGCCCACTAAGCATGATAATTACAATCGATTTGGTTTACTTTCTGTTCcattttatatgttttttttcttatacaaAATAAGTGTTCTACAACCCTCAGGTCCACTAATTTAATTTCTGTATTATTCTATTGTATTATCCGCTTTTCACCCCTGGCCTATACTCATGGGAAAATAAGATTTCAAAACGAATAAAACCTAAAATATATATGGTATATTAACAACAAATTCAGAACGCCACCGCAGAGCTCTTGTTGGATTctccaggtgaaaaaaaaatcaacacttaAAAGCCAAAGAGCCATTTTCTTGAGAGCAATAacaaagtgtaaaaagaaaacagtcatttttgttggaaaaactttaaatataaattattgacatttatgACGACAAAGCAAGGAAGTTCTTTGCTAACTTGGGAACTAAAGTTACAAGAGACAATTAGCAAGTAAACTCTTATTTCTTTGTTGCAAAATGTGGGAAGACCAGTTTTCACAACAGTAAactttaaaatcacattttatataGTTCAAATGAATATGTGATTAAAGTTTGTTGCCATGAAACTTTGAGTTcacttaacattttttttttacagtgtaatactgtacatgaaagcGAAACCTTTTCCAAACACAACATTCGGTCATTGTGAAAGTCCCCACTTGTCATCACATTGACCATCACTAGCCACCTTGGAAATTTTGATGTTCCGCTACTGGTCAGGGTGACCATCCCTAATAAAAAGGACTTCTGCTTTAGGAATTTTACATTCAGCGCAAACGTTGAGGCGCAAGTGATGCTGCGTAAGGTAGTGGATTATCTTGCCATTGGATTTGAAGATCagcctgttgttgttgttgttgggtttttttagtGCGTCTGTTTACCTTTTCTATTGCAGGTAGTGACTGAGAGCTTCggagcaaccatccacgctgtGGGCGCCAGCCAGCTGACAGATGGCGTGATTCGGCGCAGTAAACGGATGATGCTGGACACCCTCGGCGTGGGCCTGCTCGGGTCTAGGACGGATGTCGTCAACAAAGCTCTCAAGTACAGCCAGGTACACTTCACCTCATGTAAACTTCTTGGTAATCTAATTCAGACATTTACAATACAGTACTAAAGTGTAAATGAAAAGCCAACGAAAATATCATGATACAAATAAACcaccactgttttgtttttttttataggatACGTATATGTTTTTGTATATATCAAAGTTtgcatacaattttttttcatcacattgGATACATGTGCTGCATTAAAATGACTGACTTTAAAATTGCCTTGACAGTGGCAGTGAAAACTTTTGTATTATAATTGTAGGGATATGATTTTTTATACATTATTAAAACATATATATGATGAAAAATATGAGcattaatataaaatatatcatAATTAAATGTAGTCATATTGCAAGAAAACCAGATGTCATTCTTTGCCAAGTAACTAGTTTACCTTTATCTTTATTTtcatgtggatgttgtcagtTGTTCCAGTCAGAGGAGAAGAGCAGCATTTGGGGCAAATCAGACATAACCGCACCTCCACACTTTGCCGCGTTTGTCAACGGCGTGGCGGTAAGTTCAGTTATATGACACGCCAAGCTCGACAGTCATGTGATGTCTGTTTGAAACGTTGACTTTGTGGTGACAGGTTCACTCCATGGACTTTGACGATACATGGTACCCCGCCACTCATCCCTCGGGGGCGGTGGTGGCCGCACTGctggccttggcggaggtcacaCCCACGAGGCCCTCCGGCATGGACCTGCTGCTGGCCTTCAATGTTGGCATTGAGGTGCAGGGTAGACTCTTGAGGTTCTCCAGAGAAGCCTTCAACATCCCTAAAAGGTTGTTACACATGCACATACGTCTAGAATAATTCATCATACTGAAGAGGGAAGTTTGGACTTTGGTGATTTTCATTGATGTTCACTCTGGTGTGTATGGTAGTTGGGGTCAAACGTCAGATCATACGTTTCTCTGGTCGTGGAAGTACAGTTCTCTCTGGTACTTCAAATAGGTAACTTTTTGTTACGAAAATAGCACACATcattactgtaaaaaaaaatatcactgtccaatgaaaagcacGTATCCCCAAATGTTTGTAGGACGTACCATTGCTATCCAGTGAAGAATATGCAACGCCATTATAAGGctatattgtgaaaaaaaaaaagatttttcacgGTTCATTATTTCAAAAACCCACAATGAATtccaataataaataaagaataaatatgttCTATGACAACGCATTAATTTATGTGATTGTTAGTGAAATACTCGCTAATTACACAACATAGGGTGTGCTTTCACTTCTGCGCCGCCATATTTCTGCTACGGATACTCGAAAGAGACAAATTTAGTCATTTTGTGTGAATCTCCGACTCCGTACCCTGAGAGAATGTCAGTAGTTGATAGCACTTCTGTCGATGATTTAGTGGTAGGTTTGCAAGGTTTGGTCTCTCTAACCTACCGTAGTGCACGTGCTTCAAAGTCCACACGCTTCGAGCTTAGTTCGTTGCATTCTGTTAATTCACCACCAGATGGCACTGTACCTTGAACGCAGCAAGTAATTGGTTGAATgtttacaaaaaatacatttattgtcCCTTTCCAATGAAAAGCGTGTATCTTCAAATGTAATGGATGATGTCATTGTCCCTAATAAACCGTCTCTCTTTAGATTCCACCCTCCCAGCGTGGTCGGCGTGATGGGCAGCGCAGCAGCCTCTGCCAAGCTTTTGGGTTTGTCCTCCCGGCAATGCGCCAATGCCCTGGCCATTGCGGCATGCTCGGCCGGGGCGCCGCTCGCAAACGCCGCCACTCAAACAAAACCACTGCATATGGGCTATGCTGCCCAGAGGGGCCTGGAGGCCGCTCGGCTGGCCCAGATGGGCCTGGAGGGCAACCCGGCCATTCTTGACGTGGAATACGGCTTCGGGGTTTACTACGAAGACTACAACCCGTCCGTGATGACGCTCCCCGGTGTAGGTGGCTCAGGTTGGGTCCTCGAGGAGCAAGACGTGGCCTTCAAGCGCATGCCCGCTCATTTGGGAATGCACTGGGTGGTGGATGCCACTCTGACAGCTCGCGCAAAGATCCCAAATTTGGACGTGGGTCAAATAAAACGCATCATTCTGCAAGTTCCGCCTTCCAAGTACATTGACTGCCCTTATCCCACAACGGAGCACCAGGCCAGGCATTCCTTTCAGTTCAACGCCTGCTCTGCCATTCTGGATGCCAGCTTGTCAGTTGGCTCATTCAGTAAAGATCAAATGGAGCGTCCGAATCTAAAGGAACTCCTGGGAAAAGTAGAGGTGCACGTTCCCGGGGATAACCAGGCCAGCTTTGACAAGATGTACAGCAAGGTCGTCATAGAAACCTATCAAGGCGAGAGCTTCTCGGCAAGATGCGATTCATTCTACGGACACTGGAGGAAGCCGCTGAAACAGGAGGATCTGGTGGACAAGTTCATGGCCAACGCTTCCTTAGTATTGAGCTCAGAGGGAGCTGAAGGGGTTCTGCACACTATAAGAAACATGGAGACTGAGAAAGAATGCACTGCATTGCATTCATACATTAGAATGACGACTGAAGATGATCACCGCTACGGATTAAGGGCTTTGTCTCAAAGCGGATgagcaaaacaatgttttttacaTTCCTTACAGACATTGGCAAATATTGCAGCGCTGTATCACCAGCAACAAAACTAAGAATATGTTGCttaaccaaaatgttttttttccagattgaaATAAAGAACATTAAGTCATATATTTAAATAGAACGTGCTGTGTATtccatattttttatattttcccaACTAAATGTACCAGATCATTTAAAACCTGAATAAAATGTGCAATAAAAAACATATGTTTcaaattttttcccccagtcaAGAAACAGCACCTAAAAGCAATTACAAACGCATGAGCAAAACTACTAAAAGACACAGTTATTGAACCTTGAGCAGGCAGGGGTCCTACTCcatccaaaataaaatgaaaatgacagatGCCGTTTATAAACTTTGCAGACAATATTATCTCAGGTGTGAAGCAATGTGATACAAAGAACTGGATCGTCTCaattttgatgcatttattGCATTTGTCTCTGCACAATAACACACCATTAGGTAGTAGATAGATTTATCACTTTTGCTGTCtctttttaacacccccccttCCGATACCCTCACTCTTTTCCAGTCCTAAAGTTCTCCAGTTCTGTCATATTAATCTCAATATAAATTTAGCCACTTCATTTGCACACTTTGCTCAAAAATACCCTGTGCAAAATTTGATTTCATCTACTATGCATCATTATAATATATACTAGAACAAAATAGAtcaattttaacaaaaaaagtcaaactgcGTGCTGCATATTGTATGTGGGATTGCTTAGTTGGTTTCCTACATTTCCAGGTTGATTGAGCATTTAGAATAAGGCTGTGTAAAACGTATTTTTCCTTTACAAAGCTTGAGCACGCTTGGTAGATTCAGGCTAGCTTGAGCACGCCCTGCACCATAGAGCCGATTCCGTCGAACACCTCGTGGATAGGAGCATCGCACATGAAGGCGCAAGTGGTCACCAGCTTGTTCTTGTGGTCCACGTGGCTCTGACTCACACCCGTGCTCATGTGTTTGCAGCCCAGCTGGTTGATTGCGGCCGCCGTGTCCGTTGTGTTGGGGTACCTAAAAGAGGAGGGACCGGAGGCTCACGTCGAATTTGACGTTTTTCTGTGAAGTAAAGTTGAAGTGGTTTACACATACTTATCGTCATTCTCCAAGCCTACAGTGACCTCACATCCAGGAAACACTTTTGCGGCTAGCACAGGTGAAATGCAGCAGAGGCCGATGGGTTTGCCCTCGCTGCGAAACGCTTCCAGCACTGCCTTGACCTCGCCGTTGACTGAGCAGTCCTTGCCCTTCACCGCCCACGTGCACAAGTTCTTCGCAGCCCCAAAACCACCTGCCCAAACATGACAGTCATACAGTGCAAAAAGACCTAATTAAACCAAAGCTGCAATTTCCTCAGACTGCTCATAATGTGACAGGAAAACACTGCAATTGCGCAAGACTTAAAATGAATagggtgagggggggaaaaaaacgttatATTGCAAGAAAATTATTGCACTATTGCAAGTTTGAGAGTCAGAACATACCCATGTTCAGGAATGGTAATATTGCAATTTGCAGAATATTGCTACACTAGAGATGTGCTTTGCAACAAGCCACTGGAGAGCAGCAAACGGAGAAGGCGGCGGCAGCGTGACGTCACCTGGGAATATGATGGCGTCATGGTCTTTGACGCTGAGTTTGGAAAGGTCCTGAATGTTGCCACGGGCCAGCCTGGCGCTCTCTACCAGGACGTTCCTTTTCTCCTGCGTGGGCTCGCCCTTTACGTGATCTACCACGTGCATCTGCTCCACGTTAGGAGCAAACATGTTCACCTGCAACCAAGACACAATGTCACCACACGCGCAAAGTCCAACGTCACAAGTAGACGCTACTTTCGCTTTTCATACACTTGCGCCTCCTCGGCTCAAATGCACCAAAATGGCGGAAGCTTCGTGGATCTCGCTGCCGTCGTAGACCCCGCAACCCGCCAAAACCACGGCCACGCGTTTGCTCATCTCTGTGGAATAGAAGGTTTTATTCGCCACTTGGACGGTACTGCGTGTGAGGAAGTTTCGTCCACACAGTTGAAGTAGACTAATCATGGCGGCTGATGGCCTGACATACAAACAGAAAGTAGGACAGGACAGCCCCCCTCGATCTTGTTCTCCAGTCATTTATCTATCGCCTTGGAggaacagcgacctctactgaaGAAGTTGGTATTGCAGGGCGGTTGAGTGTACGTTTATGTTTATCCGCTGTACATAAcgcaattacattttttattttattatatggaTTCTTCTTGATCATTCCGTGGATACTGAAtaaaacacaccacacacacacacagacacacacacacacacacacacacaacacgcgtgacTTGAACTAGTCAACAAAACCACGTGACTAGCTGCGCGGAAGTACGCTGTGAAGAGACTAGAGAGGAATGAGAGACAGGGGCCAGTTGTCCACGTTTTGAGCTTCGAACATGCCTCGCTGGGAGATTCGTGTCTGTTTCTTCGTCTGGTTAACGTTTCTTCACGTTGCCAACGCGTTCAAGAATCAAACGTGGCCTGTGCCTTACAGGTAAGAAAACACGCAATGTCAAGTGATGTGACACAAATCCGGAACCCGCACTTGCTGAACTTTTACTTTTATCACCAAATACTGTTGACAGCAGAATAACGTATTCAACATGTGTGCTAAAAACAAACGAATTACTCATTAAATTTATCATAGGTAATGtatgtattcatttgtttttaacacaCATGTAATTGCAAAATAAATTTGGTAATTGACTAAATCGGATAGGGGAAAGAAAATTGCGACATCTTCAACGGCCATAAATATAGACACACTTGTAATGCAAGAACAGTTCTGCATTtgcaataatattaataatatgaTTGACAATGTCACCGAAgtattcatttaacaatatGGTTATGGTTGTAATCTATACGATTACAGGTATCACGGTACTGTTACTCCAACGTATCTGGTTCAAAACAATGTTATTGAGTACCAAACAATGAGGCTATGTTTGCACAATGACAATCACTCTTGTCCTTACCAGCACATTCATTCTCACAGAATTTCTGGAATTGTAACCTCAGGCGGAATTTCAACGATTTTAATGTGATAATTCAATCATTAAATGCGGTGGAGAAAGCAACTTTTTACCGCAATCCTTTGTAAGTTTGGCTCGGAGAGACTTCATGAAGAGATCCTACCCAAAGTTTTACAGGCCTAAAATCACAATTGTGATTTACAGATAAGAGAAGTAATGTTAAGAGAAATAAAGGGTAATTAGTTGCaagaataaagttttttttaggcCTAAACAGTCATACAAGGatgaatttgtattttatgagaaaaaatgtcatatttttagaaaaaaaaataatccgaaGAAAATGTTATAATTTAGCAAGGCCCAATGGTGAGACAGAAAAAGTATGAAGGGGTGGGGGCCGAATTAAATGATACTATTATGAGGAAAAAGTCATGACTTTATGTGGGATATTTTGGCAATTACACGACAAACGTGTTAAGACCTTGAAACAACCAAAGATGGTCATGCAGTAGATGATTGGACTTGTTCTTTGAGGCATGTTGGAAGCGGATTTTTGGAACGTTTAGCATAAATTGAAGTTTTCATGAAAACGTGTGCTCAACAGACGCTTCGACCGCCGTCCCCAAGTGGACGCTTACTGTCAAGCTCTTTACCCGTTTTGTCCCACCGGAGACCAAGATGGCCGCATTCCCAACATGAAGGACACTGACGTCATTTCAGTGTATCGTCTGCAAACTCCCGTATGGGAATTCAAGTTTGGAGACGTACTGGGAAAACTTGTAAGTCCAATTTGACGGAAAAATAGCGTCAGACCGGTGTGACAGCGAGCAAAACTTTAATGCttttccatggtttgttttttagcaTATTATGCATGACGCTGTTGGCTTCAGCAGCGCACAGACGGGGGCCAACTACACTATGGAATGGTACGAACTCTTCCAGCTCGGAAATTGTACTTTCCCGCACCTAAGACCGGACGCGTTCGCCCCCTTCTGGTGCAACCAAGGCGCTGCGTGCTTCTTTGACGGCATTGACGATTTCCACTGGGCACAGAACGGCACGCTGGAGAAAATAGCAGAAATTAGCGGTAAGACTTTGTAAAATAGATTCTAATAAGAAGAATCTATCTGATATGAGTAGCACCTTAGTGTTATCCCCTGTGTTAGTTTATATTTTTAGTTGTACTGTTTAATAGAAACGtttgaaattaatgaaaaaaatgtagcaaTCTCTACGTCACTGGAACGGCTGTCTACTTGTGAATTTACCCCCGGCTCAGACGTATTTCTGTAATTAATCATTGTCATATGACAATGATTTATTACCTttacgcctttattaccgattcgtcttactgtttattgtgtatgttaaatcgctccatgtacagcactttgtatgcagcgatggctgtttgaaagtgctctagaaatactgttgacttgacgtgACTAAATTTGAATTTCCACACCCGAGCCCTCTTCTCCGCTGTCGTTTGAGCCATTTTGATAAGTGGCTCGAAATGCGTCTTGCGATATTTTCCAAGCCCGAATAGTACTGAGAATGTGATTCATCGTGTTATAAATGTTGGGTGGTAACATATTAATAGTGTAAATCAATGTGTGTGTTCAGGTCATCAGTTTAACGATCTGGCCCAGTGGGTGATTGACGACAATACAACGGGCATCTACTATGAGACGTGGACGGTGCTTTCGCACGCGGGTCCCAACGCCACCACGTGGTTCGAGTCGTACGACTGCTCGCAATTCGTGCACCGCACTTACCGCAAGATGAGCCAACTGGGGGCCAAACTGTCCAGCCGCTCCCAGACCAACTACACCAAGATCTACCTGTACAGCGGGGAGCCCGTCTACCTCGGCAACGACAGCGCCATCTTCGGCCAGCCGGCGCTTAAGAACCTAGCGACGGACATCCGGGACTTTTATAACGATTTCcgaccccaccagtccatggcGGAGTTTGCGCTGAGCATGCTGGAGGCTTACAAGAGAGTGGTGATGGACAAAAGCTTCTACTTTTACTATAACTTTGAATATTGGAGGCTGCCAATGAAACCTCCGTATGTGCGCATCCAGTACGAGGAGGTGCCTTTTCCTTCAAATTGACAACCCCGGAAGCGAAATTATCTTTACGTATTTAATAAAGGAATGATTGTTGTGAATCCAACCAAATCCGGTGCCATTGTATAGCAAACGAACAATGCAGTTGGTATGGAATCTATAATGCGGCAGATGAGCTAAAAATGTCAGATTTGTctctttgtcacatttttttaacattcttattttgtgattgttttatGTCAAAGCAAAGTCCAGGTTGTTATTGAAGTCTAATTTGTAATGCTTGATGAAATTGAGATCAGTTAGTCTTTTTGAGGGGAGGGGGTAGTTCCCAATCCATTTTCAAACTTTGAGGTATTATTTTGTAAATGTCAGAACAAACATCCAGTTGGTTTTGAATTTCACCGAGATAACATATCTGTATTCTTCTATGTGTCCAGCCAATCTCATCTTTTCAAGGATGA
This window contains:
- the acod1 gene encoding cis-aconitate decarboxylase translates to MLRKVVTESFGATIHAVGASQLTDGVIRRSKRMMLDTLGVGLLGSRTDVVNKALKYSQLFQSEEKSSIWGKSDITAPPHFAAFVNGVAVHSMDFDDTWYPATHPSGAVVAALLALAEVTPTRPSGMDLLLAFNVGIEVQGRLLRFSREAFNIPKRFHPPSVVGVMGSAAASAKLLGLSSRQCANALAIAACSAGAPLANAATQTKPLHMGYAAQRGLEAARLAQMGLEGNPAILDVEYGFGVYYEDYNPSVMTLPGVGGSGWVLEEQDVAFKRMPAHLGMHWVVDATLTARAKIPNLDVGQIKRIILQVPPSKYIDCPYPTTEHQARHSFQFNACSAILDASLSVGSFSKDQMERPNLKELLGKVEVHVPGDNQASFDKMYSKVVIETYQGESFSARCDSFYGHWRKPLKQEDLVDKFMANASLVLSSEGAEGVLHTIRNMETEKECTALHSYIRMTTEDDHRYGLRALSQSG
- the pofut2 gene encoding GDP-fucose protein O-fucosyltransferase 2, whose translation is MAFRETRSSFAAIDPTCCLSVLYFSILIAFADFTNSQDVFSARNTVTVPIAAARDLRYLLYDVNPPEGFNLRRDVYIRIASLVKSLRKNGDDWVLVLPPWGRLYHWQSPDLHQVRIPWGEFFSLTSLQANVPVIEYEEFIAENGGPFIDQVVVLQNYAEGWTDGKWEEKVDERPCIEKSMYTKDKQGYYRGWFWGFEETRARNITCLSAQGHASIMVPVLQKNITVTSVMLDRAETLLHDHYAGKDYWNTRRSMVFAKHLRLIGDEFRARYLNSTDDGDNTVYNEDWTRMKAKLGSAKGGPYLGVHLRRKDFIWGHREDVPSLKAAVKKIRSLMKKHKLDNVFVATDADEEELKELKRLLPEMVRFEPSTEDLELLKDGGVAIIDQWICAHARFFIGTSVSTFSFRIHEEREILGFHPKNTYNRFCGDTEKECEQPTHWKIVY
- the cln5 gene encoding ceroid-lipofuscinosis neuronal protein 5 homolog, translated to MPRWEIRVCFFVWLTFLHVANAFKNQTWPVPYRRFDRRPQVDAYCQALYPFCPTGDQDGRIPNMKDTDVISVYRLQTPVWEFKFGDVLGKLHIMHDAVGFSSAQTGANYTMEWYELFQLGNCTFPHLRPDAFAPFWCNQGAACFFDGIDDFHWAQNGTLEKIAEISGHQFNDLAQWVIDDNTTGIYYETWTVLSHAGPNATTWFESYDCSQFVHRTYRKMSQLGAKLSSRSQTNYTKIYLYSGEPVYLGNDSAIFGQPALKNLATDIRDFYNDFRPHQSMAEFALSMLEAYKRVVMDKSFYFYYNFEYWRLPMKPPYVRIQYEEVPFPSN
- the zgc:162944 gene encoding glutamine amidotransferase-like class 1 domain-containing protein 3, mitochondrial — protein: MISLLQLCGRNFLTRSTVQVANKTFYSTEMSKRVAVVLAGCGVYDGSEIHEASAILVHLSRGGASVNMFAPNVEQMHVVDHVKGEPTQEKRNVLVESARLARGNIQDLSKLSVKDHDAIIFPGGFGAAKNLCTWAVKGKDCSVNGEVKAVLEAFRSEGKPIGLCCISPVLAAKVFPGCEVTVGLENDDKYPNTTDTAAAINQLGCKHMSTGVSQSHVDHKNKLVTTCAFMCDAPIHEVFDGIGSMVQGVLKLA